Below is a genomic region from Ammonifex degensii KC4.
GTACCAGTTGGCAGGCATCAAAGACATGGGAGAGAGGATCCTTAACGCAGCCCTGACGGTGCTCGAGGAGCAGGGACCGTATGCGATGTTCCTCTATGTAAAGGCACGCCATAAGGATGTGGCCGACCAGTTCAACCGATGTTGCGCACAATTCCTCAAAAAAATCTTCGAACGCCGTTTCTCTGGCAATGATACGGTGCTGGACGTGCTGGACATGGTCAAAAGTCTGGCCGGAAATCTAGACGACCTGCTGTTCGCCTGTGATCTCCTACGGATCGCCCTTTCCTACGCTCGTTACCACCTGAAAGTTAAGGAGGGCGGCACCTCATGACCTGGACGATGTATCGCTGGGTGTGGCAGGTGGTTTCGCCTCTCCATATCGGCATGCCGCCAGCCGGTGCTCTCAACCGCACCCGCCTGTATATCCCCGCCCGGGCTTTATGGGGCGCCTTCACCGCCGAGCTGGCCCGGCGGCAAAGCACCGGCTTCCCCGGTTACCGGCAAGTAGGAAGGCAACTTCAGGAACAGGCCCGCCTGAGCTACCTTTTTCCGGCGGAAGAGGTACAGGGCCAGTGGCTCGCGTGGCTTCCCTGTTACAAGGAGGGTCAGGGCCTGGTGTGGCGGCGTGAGGATGGACAAGAAGAGGAAAACCGACGCTTCCGCCTGCGGATCCTGATCACACGTCCGGGAACGGCCATTGATCCGGCCACCGATACTGCTGCCGAAGGAACCCTGCGGGAGTTTGAACTCATCAGTTCCCGGTGGCGTCCCCTTGACGAAGGAGGCGACCCCCAACCGGTTGGCATGGTGGGATACCTCTTCTGCAAGGACCCAGCCTTGTACGAGCAGCTCGAGGAAATCCGGGAAATCTTCGTGGGAGGGGATACCCGCTACGGGCTGGGCCGCCTGCAGCGGGTGCATCTGGAGGAAGCAACCCAGTTTTTTGACTGCTCGGTGGACCTGAGCGGCAATTCGCCGAAAGTGCGCGCGAACCGTGTACTGGCTCATACGCTACTGAAAAAGGAAAATGATTCGCCTCTAGTGGGAAGCCTGGAATGCATCGCCGGCTGGGACACGGCGACGGATGGGCTCAAAGAGGGCAAATTGACCTGGGCCCCAGGATCCAGCTGGCAGGGAGACCGAGAATGTAGCATCCAGGAGGACGGATTGTGGAACGGTAATGCTGGTTCGGAGGCTTGCTGAGGATGCCGTAGCAAAAGCCAATAAAAAGCGGAGCCAGCACCTTGGTAGTAGAAAAGAAAGTTCCCTGCGGGCGAGAACAGTCAGGCTGGTTGGCTGATTGGGGGAGTCGGCCTGCAGGAGAAACAGCTAGGCCAGCTCCCCCAGTTTTTAGTACCGCAAAATGGCGGCCATGCCGCCGTGCTCCGTAAGCTGTCTGGCTGGCTCACCGGCTACGAGCTCTACCTCGGCACCGTGGTAGAAGGCTAGCCTTGGTATTACTTCACGTAAAGCTTCTTTTGCCACTTCTCCGCCGCACAAGGGACAGTGACTTTTCTCTTCGAGGAAGAAAAAGCTGCAGGCGCGGCAGCGGAGGACTTCGCCCTTTACGGGCCAGGCCACAATGAGGGTATGTACCCGTCCTTCCCGCAAGGTGTTGAGCACATCTGCCGGGCCCACTGCTCCTTGCCCGCCACTTAA
It encodes:
- a CDS encoding RAMP superfamily CRISPR-associated protein, with translation MTWTMYRWVWQVVSPLHIGMPPAGALNRTRLYIPARALWGAFTAELARRQSTGFPGYRQVGRQLQEQARLSYLFPAEEVQGQWLAWLPCYKEGQGLVWRREDGQEEENRRFRLRILITRPGTAIDPATDTAAEGTLREFELISSRWRPLDEGGDPQPVGMVGYLFCKDPALYEQLEEIREIFVGGDTRYGLGRLQRVHLEEATQFFDCSVDLSGNSPKVRANRVLAHTLLKKENDSPLVGSLECIAGWDTATDGLKEGKLTWAPGSSWQGDRECSIQEDGLWNGNAGSEAC